The Metabacillus litoralis genome contains a region encoding:
- a CDS encoding response regulator transcription factor, which produces MNGSVNILVIEDDEDINRLLCNIISKSGYTPKPAYSGTEAMIYFESQKFDMVLIDLMLPGLSGEEILKKVTNESHVPAIIISAKLETQTKIDALRAGADDYITKPFDIEEVSARIDSCLRRYRRLSDLPITKEIHYKDLVMDTDAKKVYVNKIELKLTALEYEILFLLVSSPKKVFTKANLFESVWNEEYYGDENTVNVHMSNIRSKLSKANPNEEYIETIWGMGYRLKT; this is translated from the coding sequence ATGAATGGTTCAGTAAATATTTTAGTGATTGAAGATGATGAAGATATAAATCGATTACTTTGTAATATTATAAGCAAAAGCGGTTATACTCCTAAGCCGGCTTACTCAGGAACGGAGGCAATGATTTATTTCGAGAGTCAAAAATTTGATATGGTCTTGATTGATTTAATGCTCCCTGGTTTGTCTGGTGAAGAAATTCTTAAGAAAGTAACAAACGAGAGTCATGTACCAGCCATTATTATTTCGGCAAAGTTAGAAACACAAACAAAAATTGATGCCCTTAGAGCAGGTGCGGACGACTATATAACAAAACCCTTTGATATTGAAGAGGTTTCTGCCAGAATTGACTCTTGCTTACGAAGATATCGCAGATTATCAGATTTGCCAATAACGAAAGAAATTCACTATAAAGATCTTGTTATGGATACAGATGCAAAAAAAGTCTATGTGAATAAGATAGAGTTAAAATTAACAGCACTTGAATATGAAATTTTGTTTTTATTAGTTTCCTCCCCAAAGAAAGTGTTCACGAAAGCCAACTTGTTTGAAAGTGTTTGGAATGAGGAATATTATGGAGATGAAAATACAGTTAATGTTCATATGAGTAATATAAGAAGTAAACTTTCTAAAGCAAATCCGAATGAAGAATATATCGAAACGATTTGGGGAATGGGCTATAGACTTAAAACTTAA
- a CDS encoding DNA alkylation repair protein — translation MDLETVMQELEALGTERTKKTYIGNGAKEPLFGVPTGKMKPLAKKIKKNQPLAEQLYATGNYDAMYFAGVIADPKAMTADDFERWIKDAYFYMLSDYVVAVTLAETDLAQEVADKWIASGEELRMSAGWSCYCWLLGNRPDSEFSQDKITNMLHQVEKTIHDSPARTKSSMNNFIYTVGTSYLPLHEKAVETAKSVGSVEIKRDNKKSSVVNAFDTIQKEIDKGRIGFKRKYVRC, via the coding sequence GTGGATTTAGAAACAGTTATGCAGGAGCTAGAAGCGCTCGGAACGGAACGAACTAAAAAAACTTACATAGGCAATGGGGCGAAAGAGCCTCTTTTTGGTGTGCCTACAGGTAAAATGAAACCGCTCGCAAAGAAAATCAAGAAAAATCAGCCTTTAGCTGAGCAGTTATATGCTACAGGGAATTATGATGCTATGTATTTTGCTGGTGTTATTGCAGATCCAAAGGCAATGACTGCGGATGATTTTGAACGATGGATAAAAGACGCCTATTTTTATATGCTATCTGATTATGTGGTTGCCGTTACACTAGCTGAAACGGATCTTGCCCAAGAAGTTGCTGATAAATGGATTGCAAGCGGGGAAGAACTTAGAATGTCAGCAGGCTGGAGCTGTTACTGCTGGCTCTTAGGAAATCGTCCTGACTCTGAATTTAGCCAAGATAAGATCACAAATATGCTTCATCAAGTGGAAAAAACAATCCATGATTCTCCTGCTCGTACGAAGTCTTCCATGAATAATTTTATTTACACTGTCGGGACTTCTTATTTGCCGCTACATGAAAAAGCAGTTGAAACCGCAAAGTCTGTTGGATCAGTTGAAATAAAGCGCGACAATAAAAAAAGCAGTGTTGTGAATGCATTTGATACTATTCAAAAGGAAATTGATAAAGGAAGAATAGGATTTAAACGAAAATATGTAAGATGTTAG
- a CDS encoding VOC family protein: MKKFVQFRIARPTDKFEEVITFYEVGLGLKRVGSFENHDGYDGVMFGLPDVDYHLEFTRHMEGSPCPAPTKDNLLVFYQTEEDEIQVVKNRLSSLGYDEVEPENPYWRDKGVTIEDPDGWRIVLMNSEGIRG; this comes from the coding sequence ATGAAAAAATTCGTCCAATTTCGAATAGCAAGACCAACGGATAAATTCGAGGAAGTGATCACCTTTTATGAAGTAGGTTTAGGTTTAAAAAGAGTAGGCTCATTTGAAAATCATGATGGGTATGATGGAGTAATGTTTGGATTACCTGATGTAGACTATCATTTAGAGTTTACTAGGCATATGGAAGGTAGTCCATGTCCCGCGCCTACAAAGGATAATCTGCTAGTATTTTACCAAACTGAAGAAGATGAAATACAAGTTGTGAAAAATCGATTATCTTCACTTGGATACGATGAAGTTGAACCAGAAAATCCTTATTGGAGGGATAAAGGAGTTACCATTGAAGATCCAGATGGATGGAGAATTGTTTTAATGAATTCAGAGGGGATAAGAGGGTAG
- a CDS encoding DUF2975 domain-containing protein yields MKLMSTLFLKIAVILLGLPVLAICIFLVPELGDVSAELLPDIAFIKYLVSTIFYASALPYFFALFQAFKLLQYIDKNEAFSDLSVKALRKIKYCAITISGLHVLVLPLFYLFAEFDDAPGVIFVGLIVPFASMVIAVFAAVLQKLLKEAIDIKSENDLTV; encoded by the coding sequence ATGAAACTAATGTCAACACTTTTTCTAAAAATAGCAGTTATTTTATTGGGATTACCGGTACTTGCTATATGCATTTTTTTGGTGCCTGAGTTAGGGGATGTTTCGGCAGAACTACTGCCTGATATTGCTTTTATTAAATATCTCGTTTCCACCATTTTTTACGCATCTGCATTACCTTATTTCTTTGCGTTGTTTCAGGCTTTTAAACTTTTACAATATATTGATAAAAATGAAGCTTTTTCTGATTTGTCTGTAAAAGCCCTAAGAAAAATCAAATATTGTGCCATTACGATCAGTGGGTTGCATGTGCTAGTGTTACCGCTTTTCTATCTATTTGCGGAATTCGATGATGCCCCAGGTGTTATCTTTGTTGGATTAATTGTTCCATTTGCTTCGATGGTAATTGCAGTCTTTGCTGCTGTTCTTCAAAAACTGTTAAAAGAAGCGATTGATATAAAATCAGAAAATGACTTAACGGTTTGA
- a CDS encoding GNAT family N-acetyltransferase: MGALEFVCDYKEKDDLRHSFNELANSIFGITFESWYENGFWTEKYIPFSYTDGNKVVANVSVNLMNMLINGETKRGIQIGTVMTHPDYRNKGLSKRLMNKVLEKYEDSYDIMYLFANHSVLDFYPKFGFKRIEETQFISNIVNSHHTEIESTDFKKLDGKNINDLQFIYQFAKNRLPISNDFAVMNTEELLLFYCQNAFPNDIYYLEEEQVIVIFKITEEENELHIYDVISQKEVDLLKIVKYISLESIKKIYYHFTVDGLHTEKKTFNGSEVLFIRCEKEMNLPKELKHPLTSQA, translated from the coding sequence ATGGGAGCTTTAGAATTTGTTTGTGATTACAAGGAAAAAGATGACTTGAGACACAGCTTCAATGAATTAGCAAACAGCATTTTCGGTATTACTTTTGAAAGCTGGTATGAAAATGGGTTTTGGACGGAAAAGTATATTCCATTTTCATATACAGATGGAAATAAGGTGGTTGCTAATGTTTCAGTTAATCTAATGAATATGCTAATAAATGGAGAAACTAAGCGGGGCATTCAGATAGGGACGGTTATGACTCATCCTGATTATCGCAATAAAGGACTTTCGAAAAGATTAATGAACAAGGTATTGGAAAAATATGAAGACTCATATGATATCATGTATTTATTTGCAAATCATTCAGTATTGGACTTTTATCCGAAATTTGGGTTTAAAAGAATAGAGGAAACACAATTTATTTCTAACATCGTTAATTCACATCATACTGAAATAGAAAGTACTGACTTTAAAAAGTTAGATGGTAAGAATATAAATGACCTACAATTTATCTATCAATTTGCTAAAAATCGATTACCTATTTCAAATGATTTTGCAGTCATGAACACAGAGGAGCTGCTATTATTCTACTGCCAAAATGCTTTCCCAAATGATATTTATTATTTAGAAGAAGAACAGGTAATTGTTATTTTCAAAATAACCGAAGAAGAAAATGAACTCCATATTTATGATGTGATTAGCCAAAAGGAAGTTGACCTATTAAAGATCGTAAAATATATCTCGTTGGAATCTATAAAGAAAATTTACTACCATTTCACTGTTGATGGTTTACATACAGAAAAGAAGACATTTAACGGAAGTGAAGTCTTATTTATTCGTTGCGAAAAAGAAATGAATCTCCCCAAAGAACTAAAGCACCCTTTAACTTCACAAGCATAA
- a CDS encoding spore coat protein, whose product MNMMTNYYYDNDQLYRSDERFGFGRPGFGFGRPFGYGYGRPGFGFGRPFGFGFGFPFLTGLAAGALLAPRPLFYPYPPYPFVPYY is encoded by the coding sequence ATGAATATGATGACAAATTACTATTATGATAATGATCAGTTATATCGATCAGATGAAAGATTTGGTTTTGGTAGACCCGGATTTGGTTTCGGTCGCCCGTTTGGATATGGGTACGGAAGACCTGGTTTCGGTTTTGGAAGACCGTTTGGATTCGGTTTTGGATTTCCGTTTTTGACTGGTTTAGCAGCGGGAGCCTTGTTAGCACCACGACCGTTATTTTATCCATACCCACCATATCCTTTTGTGCCATATTATTGA
- a CDS encoding BlaR1 family beta-lactam sensor/signal transducer → MDNSFFTLFLISNIILSVIFCLIIAIKKGLKKQITVNTQYHISMISLLVLVAPFIPTHYLGINDLINFGASSSILTNTQSAANMTETIFQSGNWQQDFSTSIEQSPYRILDSILFCVWLAGMIIMLLATLISNLRIYKLKKSLKLVDHGELSTLLTTCKEEIGFHKKVVLGYSSLVKSPITFGLLKPVIVLPKDHPILSYDDMRCVLLHELVHCKRKDILINYSLGLSRIVYWFNPLVWYFLKEMKTEMEITCDYTVLKKLDEESQLKYGEVILKFASQAKQSLPLIAASEISSSYTQVKKRIVTIVNFQIESKHQKIKSSLILISVLVIILSSIPSISVLAFNNDKHSFSEQNVVYKDYETIFHNLTGSAVLYDTKIDQYMIYDEDESTTRYAPNSTYKIFSALFALENEIITKEHSKMTWDGTLHKYEKWNQDQDLFSAMKNSTTWYFQQLDQQLGKKKLQTYYEQVGYGSKHISSDISNYWMDGSLKISPVEQIDMLKKLYFNEFSFDHSNIQTVKDSLLLEDSNELRLSGKTGTADLNGENVNGWFIGYVESADNTFFFAVHIKGEKDAGGSDAAKIALSILEKEGIYRSFIQK, encoded by the coding sequence ATGGACAATTCTTTCTTCACTCTCTTTTTAATAAGTAACATCATATTATCTGTCATTTTTTGCTTGATTATCGCTATAAAAAAGGGATTAAAGAAGCAAATAACGGTAAATACACAATATCATATAAGTATGATTTCTCTTTTGGTATTAGTTGCTCCTTTTATCCCCACTCATTATCTAGGGATTAACGATTTAATAAACTTTGGAGCTAGTTCTTCAATATTAACAAACACCCAATCTGCAGCTAACATGACAGAAACCATTTTTCAGAGTGGAAATTGGCAACAGGATTTTTCTACATCAATTGAACAATCTCCTTACCGAATTCTAGACTCTATCTTATTTTGTGTGTGGCTGGCAGGAATGATTATTATGCTTCTGGCTACACTTATTAGTAATCTTAGAATCTATAAGCTCAAAAAAAGTCTAAAATTAGTTGACCACGGTGAGTTATCAACCCTTCTTACAACATGTAAAGAAGAAATAGGCTTTCACAAAAAAGTCGTATTAGGATATTCGTCTTTGGTAAAGTCCCCTATTACCTTTGGTCTTTTGAAACCAGTCATTGTATTACCTAAAGATCATCCAATCCTTAGTTATGACGATATGAGATGTGTTTTGCTTCATGAATTGGTTCATTGTAAACGTAAAGATATCCTAATTAATTATTCCCTGGGTCTGTCCAGAATCGTTTATTGGTTTAATCCTCTCGTTTGGTATTTTTTAAAGGAAATGAAAACAGAGATGGAGATTACTTGTGATTATACTGTTTTAAAAAAGCTAGATGAGGAATCTCAACTTAAATACGGAGAGGTTATTTTAAAATTTGCTTCTCAAGCAAAACAATCATTACCATTAATTGCTGCTTCTGAAATTAGTAGCTCGTATACACAAGTAAAAAAGCGGATTGTGACAATTGTAAATTTTCAAATAGAATCAAAACATCAGAAAATCAAGAGTTCACTAATTCTTATTTCTGTTCTTGTTATCATTTTAAGCAGTATTCCCTCTATTTCTGTATTAGCCTTTAACAATGATAAACATTCTTTTTCAGAACAAAATGTCGTATACAAGGATTATGAGACTATTTTCCATAATCTTACAGGAAGTGCAGTACTTTACGATACAAAGATCGATCAGTACATGATCTATGATGAAGATGAAAGTACTACTAGGTATGCCCCCAATTCAACTTATAAAATATTTAGTGCATTGTTTGCATTAGAAAACGAGATTATTACAAAAGAACATTCTAAAATGACCTGGGACGGTACACTACACAAATATGAAAAATGGAATCAAGATCAAGATTTATTTTCAGCTATGAAAAATTCGACTACATGGTATTTTCAACAACTAGATCAACAGCTTGGTAAAAAGAAATTGCAAACATACTACGAACAAGTTGGCTATGGAAGCAAACATATATCAAGTGACATATCTAATTATTGGATGGACGGTTCTTTGAAAATCTCCCCTGTTGAACAAATTGATATGTTGAAAAAATTATATTTTAATGAATTCTCCTTTGACCACTCTAACATACAAACTGTCAAAGACTCTTTACTTCTAGAAGATTCAAATGAACTTCGATTATCAGGGAAAACGGGAACTGCAGATTTGAACGGAGAAAATGTGAATGGTTGGTTTATAGGATATGTAGAGTCAGCAGATAATACATTTTTCTTTGCCGTCCATATAAAAGGTGAAAAAGACGCAGGAGGAAGCGATGCAGCGAAGATCGCCCTTTCTATTTTGGAGAAGGAAGGAATCTATAGATCTTTTATTCAAAAATAA
- a CDS encoding ABC transporter permease — protein sequence MGNLIKSEGYKLRKDRAFQLLTWMLIAISFLFPLLEFDREGSAPPIVNDYYRNEILGVHTNIVKLIPSILAGFFITSEYSMGTMKSIASSGNSRLRIYFAKLAMFSVGAIVISLILPMIMTGASAIYFGFDDMPEWTYYLQTIGLIILYSAAFASIMAVFSILFTDSGKTIGFLLLFFMFVDWPLQVLAAKAPFFEPMISHSVFKLVYDIVVIDQLKGTEVLIIVVIPILTFVAFGLIGSFIYQKKEIK from the coding sequence ATGGGTAATCTGATCAAATCAGAGGGCTATAAATTAAGAAAAGATCGCGCATTTCAGTTACTAACATGGATGTTAATTGCTATTTCTTTTTTGTTTCCTCTATTAGAGTTTGATAGAGAAGGTTCAGCTCCGCCAATTGTTAATGACTATTATCGAAATGAAATTCTTGGTGTTCACACGAATATTGTTAAGCTTATTCCAAGTATATTAGCAGGTTTCTTTATTACAAGCGAATACTCAATGGGAACAATGAAAAGCATCGCTTCTTCCGGTAATAGCAGGCTGAGAATTTATTTTGCTAAGTTAGCGATGTTTTCAGTTGGAGCAATCGTGATTTCATTAATATTACCGATGATCATGACAGGTGCTAGTGCTATATATTTTGGTTTTGATGACATGCCTGAATGGACATATTATCTTCAAACGATTGGATTAATTATTCTTTATTCAGCAGCATTTGCTTCAATCATGGCAGTCTTTTCGATTCTGTTTACCGACAGTGGTAAAACAATAGGGTTCCTACTTTTGTTTTTTATGTTTGTAGATTGGCCACTTCAGGTGTTAGCAGCTAAAGCTCCATTTTTTGAACCAATGATTAGTCATTCTGTATTTAAGTTAGTGTATGATATTGTTGTCATCGATCAGTTGAAGGGTACTGAGGTTCTAATTATTGTCGTGATTCCAATTTTGACATTTGTAGCTTTCGGACTTATAGGTAGCTTTATTTATCAAAAAAAGGAAATTAAGTAA
- a CDS encoding sensor histidine kinase produces MLYVMIFFIISFVYVLTRLVLLKKEIKSSTRQLNELNKDKTATKVTISYFDRDFEKLAKEINNQIDLTKKANAEKRISENEFKQAISYISHDIRTPMTSILGYIQLLEADNITPETRKEYTSTIKNSAGRLKVLLEDFFELSIIEQVDYPVKIEKMKLNHVIVEVLVGFYEEFHKKGLEPTIEIPNDDMIIITDSSAVKRVIENLIVNAIKHSNGQITIRLEKADSSVKLTISNSVSHLNELNVQHMFDRFYKADQTRTGKGTGLGLPIAKSLMEKMNGTLTAELKENQLFMQCVWYIT; encoded by the coding sequence ATGCTGTATGTAATGATTTTCTTTATTATTAGTTTCGTGTATGTTCTCACCCGTCTAGTTTTACTAAAAAAGGAAATCAAAAGTTCAACGAGACAACTTAATGAACTAAACAAAGATAAAACAGCAACGAAAGTAACGATTAGCTATTTTGATAGAGATTTTGAGAAGCTCGCAAAGGAAATAAATAACCAAATCGATTTAACTAAGAAAGCTAATGCAGAAAAACGCATATCTGAAAATGAGTTCAAACAGGCCATTTCTTATATATCACATGATATTCGGACACCAATGACTTCGATATTAGGTTATATTCAATTATTAGAAGCAGATAACATAACTCCAGAGACTAGAAAAGAATATACAAGTACCATAAAAAATAGTGCTGGAAGATTAAAGGTTTTACTAGAGGATTTTTTCGAGCTTTCGATTATAGAACAAGTAGATTACCCAGTAAAGATTGAAAAAATGAAATTAAATCATGTGATAGTAGAGGTATTAGTAGGATTTTATGAAGAATTTCATAAAAAAGGTCTTGAGCCAACCATAGAGATCCCCAATGATGATATGATTATTATCACAGATTCTTCTGCTGTTAAACGTGTGATTGAAAATTTAATTGTAAACGCAATTAAACATTCGAATGGACAAATAACTATAAGGCTTGAAAAGGCTGATTCATCCGTTAAACTAACGATTAGTAACTCAGTAAGCCATTTAAATGAACTAAATGTACAACATATGTTTGACCGATTTTACAAAGCAGACCAAACAAGAACCGGTAAAGGTACAGGGCTTGGTTTACCGATTGCAAAAAGTTTAATGGAAAAAATGAATGGTACTCTAACAGCTGAATTAAAGGAAAATCAATTGTTTATGCAATGTGTTTGGTACATAACATAA
- a CDS encoding DUF817 domain-containing protein: protein MRALKQLVRFGWEQALSCLFPIVIFASLAITQQVIPLPFIPRYDWLLIICLLMQWWMVRSGLETKDELKVITVFHFIGLALELFKVHMGSWSYPEEGYSKIFGVPLYSGFMYASVASYLCQAWRRLNVELVKWPPLAAVVPLAAAIYLNFFTHHFWLDVRWWLSGLVIIVFWQSWVFYEINGTRYRMPIALSFVLIGFFIWIAENIATFFGAWKYPNQTEAWSLVHLGKVSSWLLLVIVSFLIVATLKQVKEKSLTKDDSRQSFSFN from the coding sequence ATGAGAGCACTAAAACAGCTTGTTCGTTTTGGTTGGGAGCAGGCATTATCTTGCTTGTTTCCTATTGTTATTTTTGCCTCTTTGGCTATTACACAACAAGTTATTCCACTCCCTTTTATTCCACGTTATGATTGGCTGCTTATTATTTGTCTTTTAATGCAGTGGTGGATGGTACGTTCTGGACTGGAAACAAAGGATGAGCTAAAGGTAATCACAGTATTCCACTTTATTGGACTTGCACTTGAACTATTCAAAGTACATATGGGTTCATGGTCTTATCCTGAGGAAGGGTATTCGAAAATCTTTGGAGTTCCTTTGTATAGTGGATTCATGTACGCAAGTGTAGCGAGTTATCTTTGTCAGGCATGGAGAAGACTTAATGTTGAACTCGTAAAGTGGCCACCGCTTGCGGCAGTTGTACCACTTGCAGCTGCGATTTACTTGAATTTTTTCACTCACCACTTTTGGCTGGACGTTCGTTGGTGGTTATCTGGACTTGTAATCATTGTCTTTTGGCAATCATGGGTTTTTTATGAAATAAATGGGACTCGTTATCGCATGCCAATCGCACTTTCTTTTGTTCTTATCGGATTTTTTATATGGATAGCAGAAAACATCGCAACCTTCTTTGGAGCCTGGAAATATCCAAACCAAACTGAAGCTTGGAGTCTCGTACACCTAGGGAAGGTGAGTTCATGGCTTTTATTAGTGATTGTTAGTTTTCTTATCGTAGCAACGTTAAAGCAGGTGAAGGAGAAGAGTTTGACTAAGGATGATTCCCGTCAATCTTTTAGCTTTAATTAA
- a CDS encoding helix-turn-helix domain-containing protein — protein sequence MAIIINVDVMLAKRKMSVTELSERVGITMANLSILKNGKAKAIRLSTLDAICKALDCQPGDILEYRNDEEND from the coding sequence ATGGCAATTATTATCAATGTTGATGTGATGTTGGCTAAAAGGAAAATGAGCGTAACAGAGCTATCGGAGCGAGTTGGTATTACAATGGCGAACCTATCGATCTTGAAAAATGGAAAGGCAAAAGCCATTCGCTTATCAACTTTAGATGCAATTTGTAAGGCGTTAGATTGTCAGCCCGGCGACATTCTAGAATACCGAAATGATGAAGAGAACGATTAA
- a CDS encoding ABC transporter ATP-binding protein gives MNDYVLKTNSLSKKYHKKMALNHVNVSIKKGYIYGFIGQNGAGKSTLIRLVCGLAYPTTGSIELFGKTNEQELIEARKRIGTIIEGPALYPNMTAAENLEAHRLLKGIPGKECINKTLTLVGLQDTGKKKAKNFSLGMKQRLGLAIALLGDPEFLILDEPINGLDPMGVVEMRELLKKLNQEYGITILISSHILSELHLLASHYGIIHNGELIEQLSAEELNEKCQQYLHIKVDNPDKAATVIERHFGTKNFEVMSDGTIKLFAFVDTPGEVSKALTNEDLVIEQFMPMGEDLETYFTHRIGGAQHG, from the coding sequence ATGAATGATTATGTTCTAAAAACCAATTCTTTATCTAAAAAATACCATAAAAAAATGGCACTTAATCATGTCAATGTATCTATTAAAAAGGGGTATATTTATGGATTTATCGGGCAAAATGGGGCTGGAAAATCAACACTCATTCGTCTTGTATGTGGACTAGCCTATCCAACAACAGGAAGTATTGAGTTATTCGGAAAAACCAATGAACAAGAGTTGATTGAAGCAAGAAAACGAATCGGGACAATTATTGAGGGACCTGCTTTATATCCGAATATGACAGCTGCAGAAAATTTAGAAGCGCATAGGCTCCTTAAAGGAATACCTGGAAAGGAATGTATCAATAAAACACTCACCCTAGTAGGTTTACAAGACACCGGGAAAAAGAAAGCGAAGAATTTTTCATTAGGGATGAAACAGCGACTTGGTCTTGCAATTGCACTACTTGGAGATCCTGAATTTTTAATTCTTGATGAGCCTATTAATGGACTAGATCCAATGGGTGTTGTCGAAATGAGGGAATTATTAAAAAAGCTTAACCAAGAATATGGCATTACGATCTTAATTTCAAGTCATATACTAAGCGAACTTCATTTATTAGCTTCTCATTATGGAATCATTCATAATGGGGAACTAATAGAGCAATTATCAGCTGAAGAACTAAATGAAAAATGTCAGCAATATTTGCATATTAAGGTTGATAATCCAGATAAAGCAGCAACCGTTATTGAAAGACATTTTGGAACAAAGAATTTTGAGGTAATGTCAGACGGAACAATTAAGCTATTTGCCTTTGTTGACACCCCAGGGGAAGTATCTAAAGCTCTCACAAACGAAGATTTGGTTATTGAACAATTTATGCCAATGGGTGAGGATTTAGAAACCTACTTTACTCATCGGATCGGAGGTGCACAACATGGGTAA
- a CDS encoding MarR family winged helix-turn-helix transcriptional regulator has product MEREMYVREAFEFLSKVNSKMVMEFNSLFNHEITQKQLLILQIVRDAENITVNEISQQTGLSLSSVSQLIGRLEKENYLKREVNINNRREVFVSLDSEAGLLFENYNRVDSYLIEKYYSEFSLEEVKQFRNLVKKLYNVMEQKGEENRE; this is encoded by the coding sequence ATGGAACGTGAAATGTATGTGAGAGAAGCATTTGAATTTCTCTCTAAGGTGAATTCAAAAATGGTCATGGAATTTAACTCATTATTTAATCATGAAATTACACAAAAACAGCTTTTAATTCTACAAATAGTTCGAGATGCTGAAAACATAACAGTTAATGAAATCAGCCAACAAACGGGATTATCATTAAGTTCAGTTAGTCAACTTATTGGAAGACTAGAAAAAGAAAACTATTTAAAGAGGGAAGTAAATATCAACAATAGAAGAGAGGTCTTTGTATCTCTTGATAGCGAAGCGGGTCTTTTATTTGAAAACTATAATAGAGTAGACAGCTATCTTATTGAGAAATATTATTCGGAATTTTCCCTAGAGGAAGTAAAGCAATTTAGGAATCTTGTAAAAAAACTTTACAATGTTATGGAGCAAAAAGGGGAAGAAAATAGAGAATGA
- a CDS encoding alpha/beta fold hydrolase: MAFEELSFQSFNGKDHIKAWIYTPIRKPRGIVQLVHGFGEHSRRYLHMILKLNEAGFIVAADDHVAHGKTAFDSGNWSDWGDKGYMTMAEDEHTLRTIVQEKYPDLPFFMFGHSMGSMIARGYAATYGEGMAGLLLCGTSGVFPKAAEMVPLLKKLIDEGKGEEINPDLLGEFLGWMTERIENPSTPNDWIAGDPDVVDDHANDPFNNFTSPPNIRSLYYFGMMMETIVGTQWAKKVPVSIPVYNIAGDQDPVGLYGEGVYAVSNWLGETGHRVQTKVYSGYRHEIHNYRDIRDEVEDGIIDFMNAVLGE, encoded by the coding sequence ATGGCATTTGAAGAACTAAGTTTCCAATCGTTTAACGGAAAAGATCATATTAAGGCATGGATTTACACCCCTATTCGCAAGCCAAGAGGAATTGTTCAGCTTGTCCATGGTTTTGGTGAGCATTCGCGACGATACTTGCACATGATTTTGAAATTAAATGAAGCTGGATTCATCGTAGCAGCAGATGATCATGTGGCTCACGGAAAAACAGCCTTTGATTCAGGTAACTGGAGTGATTGGGGAGATAAAGGGTATATGACAATGGCAGAAGACGAACATACACTTCGTACTATTGTCCAGGAGAAGTATCCTGATTTACCTTTTTTCATGTTTGGACATAGTATGGGGTCTATGATTGCTAGAGGTTATGCCGCTACTTATGGAGAAGGAATGGCCGGACTTCTTTTATGTGGAACTTCTGGTGTTTTTCCAAAAGCAGCTGAAATGGTCCCCCTGTTGAAGAAGCTTATAGATGAAGGAAAAGGTGAAGAAATTAACCCTGATTTGTTAGGAGAATTTTTAGGTTGGATGACAGAGCGAATTGAAAATCCTTCTACACCAAATGATTGGATTGCCGGTGATCCTGACGTGGTTGACGACCACGCGAATGACCCATTCAATAACTTTACATCACCGCCAAATATCCGTTCATTGTATTATTTCGGTATGATGATGGAAACTATTGTTGGGACACAGTGGGCAAAAAAAGTCCCCGTCTCCATTCCCGTTTACAATATTGCCGGAGATCAAGATCCGGTTGGCCTCTATGGTGAGGGTGTTTATGCCGTATCTAATTGGTTGGGAGAAACTGGTCATAGAGTCCAAACGAAGGTTTATTCTGGCTATAGACATGAAATCCATAATTACAGGGATATTAGGGATGAAGTTGAGGATGGAATCATAGATTTTATGAATGCTGTTTTAGGAGAATAA